Proteins co-encoded in one Cygnus olor isolate bCygOlo1 chromosome 6, bCygOlo1.pri.v2, whole genome shotgun sequence genomic window:
- the LCT gene encoding lactase-phlorizin hydrolase, giving the protein MELVCRIVVFFMLACPSFGIDEELAQISVAIAGPLPREFVHSLQLQNHIPPKEAPGPAAAETRDYPCQQDPATSELPQYFSHLREFGVTHYKIFLPWERILPKGDARKPDEAQVQCYQQLLETLVAANLRPVVVLHHKHIPGNVAAQAAGNKTNAFADLFVDYAEFSFNVFGGLVDVWLTFSDLPEVLESLPYDEPQLRVQALAAAHDRAYSVYHEKYSLAGGKLSIALGIDHSLDSASSELLSVPLQDLVDFLSLNLQYSCGNETDFYMQMSEFQNLWKDIEILIFTLKFLGCGSLEENPFIRVAAIVAALNKGKARTIGYDVNELLDFSSRVLSKASALQENPDAVLAPRSSYQTVWEMFASQSELERDSFLQDVFPSGFLWGTSTGAFNIEGAWAEDGKGESIWDRFGHEGRVYMNQTTDVACDSYYKTSYDVYLLRGLHPQLYKFSISWPRIFPTGTNETISSKGVDYYSQLIDRLLDTNIEPMVTLFHWDLPQALQVLGGWQNDSIIDAFVNYADFCFSTFGDRVKFWITFHEPWVISYAGYGTGEHPPGIADPGVASYKVAHTILKAHAEVWHLYNDRYRSQQQGKVGLVLNSDWAEPKTPTSSEDVKASERYLQFMLGWFAHPIFVNGDYPDVLKAQIQQVNQQCSTTVAQLPVFTEEEKAWVKGTADFFGLSHYTSRLVSAATNGTCAPGYESIGNFSLHVDPAWPKTASAWIHVVPWGLRRLLKFVSQEYTGTKIPIYIAGNGMPTEAIGDRINDTLRVDYFRRYINEALKAVKLDMVDVQSYIARSLVDGFEGPVGYSLKFGLHHVNFEDSNRPRTPKASAYFYASVIEKNGFPPQVSNRLPAPVVFDLPMPSKLPNLPASEVPSKSKVVWQKFSSQTDFERDTYFYGTFPEDFTWGVSSSAYQIEGGWDADGKGPSIWDNFTHVPGNVINNDTGDIACDSYNKLEEDIYLLRALGIKNYRFSLSWPRIFPTGRNDSINRHGVDYYNRLIDGLVANNITPIVTLYHWDLPQALQDIGGWESSALIELFDSFADFCFQNFGDRVKFWITFNEPQVIAWVGYGLGEFPPNVKDPGSTPYKVGHILLKAHARVYHTYDDKYRASQGGVISLCPNIDWAEPKTPSDPRDLEAADRYLQFLVGWFTHPIFKNGDYPEVMKWKVGNRSELQNLPTSRLPVFTAEERDYIRGTADVFCFNTYTSKIITHTTTPLKPFSYEYDQEVSTSIDSSWPSSALSGHQAVAWGLRRLLNWIKEEYGNPPIYIIENGVGIKTSSDVDDHTRILYHKTYIDEALKAYKLDGVNLRGYNAWSFMDNFEWLNGYDPRFGLYQVDFDDPNRPRTPKRSAVYYTEIISNNGIPLPKEDEFLYGEFPKNFSWSVATAAYQIEGAWRADGKGLSIWDQFSHTPLKISNDDNGDVACDSYHKIEEDVEMLKNLKVSHYRFSISWSRVLPDGTTRYVNEVGLNYYERLIDALLAANIMPQVTIYHWDLPQALQNVGGWENDTIVQRFKEYAELLFQRLGDKVKFWITLNEPYNTAYLGYGFGTAAPGISVRPGRAPYIVGHNLIKAHAEVWHLYNETYRAKQGGLISIIINSDWAEPRNPHKQEDWDAARRYLQFLIGWFAHPIFKNGDYNEVMKTRIRERSLAQGLKQSRLPEFTESEKQRIKGTYDYFGLNHYTTVLAYNFNYSTGILSYDSDRGVASVTDRTWLNSGSFWLKVTPFGFRKLLRWIKEEYGDPPIYVTENGVSERGDTDFNDTWRIHYHQNYINEALKAVVLDGVDLRGYTAWTLMDNFEWAVGFDERFGFYHVNYTDPSLPRLPKASARYYSQIISCNGFPDPAAGPHPCLEPEPEVTPTVPTAGGLADNVRFLGLDLTSQSAEIALYVLFALSGIGALGLALLAYKYGTLSKKSRKQSHMELSKM; this is encoded by the exons ATGGAGCTGGTTTGTAGGATAGTTGTCTTTTTCATGTTAGCCTGTCCCAGCTTTGGGATAGATGAGGAGTTAGCTCAGATCTCTGTGGCCATTGCTGGACCTCTACCCAGGGAGTTTGTACATAGCCTCCAGCTGCAAAACCACATCCCACCCAAAGAAGCTCCAGGCCCTGCTGCGGCTGAAACCCGTGATTACCCATGCCAACAAGATCCTGCGACTTCTGAGCTGCCCCAGTACTTTTCTCACCTTCGTGAGTTTGGGGTGACGCATTACAAAATCTTCCTGCCATGGGAGCGCATTCTTCCCAAGGGGGATGCCAGAAAGCCAGACGAAGCTCAAGTGCAGTGCTACCAGCAGCTGCTTGAGACGCTGGTTGCTGCAAACCTCAGGCCAGTGGTAGTTCTGCATCACAAGCACATCCCCGGCAATGTGGCCGCACAGGCCGCAGGCAACAAAACCAACGCTTTTGCTGACCTTTTTGTGGACTATGCTGAGttcagttttaatgtttttgggGGTCTGGTTGATGTGTGGCTCACTTTCAGTGACCTGCCAGAGGTCTTGGAAAGCCTGCCTTACGATGAGCCCCAGCTCCGTGTCCaggccctggctgctgctcatGACAGAGCTTACAGTGTCTACCACGAGAAATACTCGCTGGCAG GTGGAAAGCTGTCCATTGCTTTAGGAATAGATCATAGCTTGGATAGTGCTTCATCAGAGCTGCTTTCAGTTCCTCTTCAG GATTTGGTAGATTTTCTGTCTCTCAACCTTCAGTACAGTTGTGGAAACGAAACAGATTTCTACATGCAAATGAGTGAATTCCAG aatCTCTGGAAGGACATAGAGATCTTGATTTTCACTCTAAAATTCCTTGGCTGTGGTTCCCTGGAAGAGAATCCATTCATACGAGTAGCTGCCATAGTCGCTG ctcttAATAAAGGAAAGGCACGTACAATTGGGTATGATGTGAATGAATTATTGGACTTCTCATCTCGTGTTTTAAG caaagCCAGTGCTCTACAGGAGAACCCAGATGCGGTTCTCGCCCCTCGCTCCTCCTATCAAACCGTTTGGGAAATGTTTGCTAGCCAGTCTGAATTGGAGAGGGATTCTTTTCTGCAGGATGTTTTCCCGAGCGGTTTCCTCTGGGGCACCTCCACGGGTGCCTTTAATATTGAAGGAGCTTGGGCAGAggatgggaaaggagagagcaTCTGGGATCGGTTTGGGCACGAAGGCCGTGTCTACATGAACCAGACAACAGACGTGGCGTGTGACAGCTACTATAAAACCAGCTATGATGTTTACTTGCTGAGGGGTCTTCATCCCCAGCTGTACAAATTTTCTATATCCTGGCCTAGAATTTTCCCCACTGGCACCAATGAGACCATCAGCTCCAAGGGTGTGGATTATTACAGCCAGTTAATCGACAGGTTGCTAGACACTAACATTGAGCCCATGGTGACTCTGTTCCACTGGGACCTCCCGCAAGCTCTCCAGGTTCTTGGTGGCTGGCAGAATGACAGCATCATAGATGCGTTTGTGAACTACGCAGActtctgcttttccactttTGGGGATCGGGTCAAGTTCTGGATTACTTTCCACGAGCCTTGGGTTATCAGCTATGCTGGCTACGGCACCGGCGAGCATCCTCCAGGAATCGCTGACCCAGGAGTCGCATCTTACAAG GTGGCTCACACAATTCTCAAGGCTCACGCCGAGGTCTGGCACCTGTACAACGACAGATACCGTTCTCAGCAACAGGGAAAAGTGGGGCTGGTGCTGAACTCAGATTGGGCTGAACCCAAGACTCCAACCAGCTCCGAGGACGTGAAGGCGTCGGAGCGGTACCTGCAGTTCATGCTCGGCTGGTTTGCTCACCCCATATTTGTTAATGGTGATTACCCAGACGTCCTGAAGGCTCAGATCCAGCAGGTAAACCAGCAGTGCTCCACGACAGTTGCACAGCTGCCTGTGTTtacagaggaggagaaagcctGGGTGAAAGGGACTGCAGACTTTTTTGGGCTTTCCCATTACACCTCCCGCCTGGTTAGTGCCGCAACTAACGGGACCTGCGCACCAGGCTACGAGAGCATCGGGAACTTCTCCTTGCATGTAGATCCTGCTTGGCCAAAGACTGCCTCTGCTTGGATCCACGTGGTCCCCTGGGGATTAAGAAGGTTGCTGAAGTTTGTGTCCCAGGAATACACAGGGACAAAGATCCCAATTTACATAGCAGGGAACGGTATGCCAACAGAGGCCATAGGGGATCGTATTAACGACACTCTGCGAGTGGATTATTTCCGCCGGTACATCAATGAGGCTCTAAAAG CGGTGAAACTAGACATGGTTGATGTCCAGTCATACATTGCTCGATCCCTGGTTGATGGCTTTGAAGGCCCAGTGGGGTACAGCCTAAAATTCGGGCTACATCATGTGAATTTTGAAGACAGCAACAGACCAAGGACTCCCAAGGCATCCGCTTATTTCTATGCCAGCGTTATCGAAAAGAATGGTTTCCCACCCCAAGTCTCAAACAGACTCCCTGCGCCAGTGGTGTTTGACCTACCCATGCCATCAAAGTTGCCAAATTTACCAGCATCAGAAGTCCCCTCCAAGTCAAAGGTTGTCTGGCAGAAGTTTTCATCTCAAACAGACTTTGAGAGGGACACGTACTTCTACGGGACGTTCCCGGAGGACTTTACATGGGGTGTGTCTTCTTCTGCGTACCAGATAGAGGGAGGCTGGGACGCTGATGGCAAAGGGCCCAGCATCTGGGATAACTTCACCCATGTACCAGGGAACGTAATTAACAACGACACTGGCGATATCGCTTGCGATAGCTACAACAAGCTGGAGGAAGATATTTACCTGCTGAGAGCCTTAGGGATAAAGAACTACCGTTTCTCTCTGTCCTGGCCTCGAATTTTCCCCACCGGAAGGAACGACTCAATAAACAGACACGGAGTTGACTACTACAACCGCCTCATTGACGGGCTGGTGGCAAACAACATCACCCCAATCGTCACCCTCTACCACTGGGACCTGCCCCAGGCTCTCCAGGACATCGGCGGCTGGGAGAGCAGTGCGCTGATCGAACTCTTCGATAGTTTTGCAGACTTCTGTTTCCAGAACTTTGGGGACAGAGTGAAGTTCTGGATCACATTCAACGAACCCCAAGTCATTGCCTGGGTTGGCTATGGCCTGGGGGAATTCCCACCCAACGTCAAAGACCCCGGGAGCACTCCCTACAAGGTGGGACACATCTTGCTGAAAGCTCACGCCAGGGTGTACCACACGTATGACGACAAATACAGAGCAAGCCAGGGAGGGGTCATTTCTCTGTGTCCCAACATCGACTGGGCCGAGCCGAAGACACCGAGTGACCCCAGGGACCTGGAAGCTGCAGACAGGTACTTGCAGTTCCTGGTGGGGTGGTTTACCCACCCGATCTTCAAAAACGGCGACTACCCTGAGGTCATGAAGTGGAAAGTTGGGAACAGGAGTGAGCTGCAGAACCTGCCGACATCCCGCCTACCCGTTTTCACAGCCGAGGAGCGTGACTACATCCGGGGCACAGCAGATGTCTTCTGCTTCAACACCTACACTTCCAAAATCATAACCCACACAACGACCCCTCTGAAGCCCTTTTCTTATGAGTACGACCAGGAAGTTTCAACAAGTATCGACAGCTCCTGGCCTTCCTCAGCTCTTTCTGGCCATCAGGCTGTGGCCTGGGGGCTGAGGAGGCTGCTGAACTGGATCAAAGAGGAGTATGGCAATCCCCCGATATACATCATTGAGAACGGGGTGGGGATAAAGACCAGCTCGGATGTTGATGACCATACCAGGATCCTTTACCACAAAACATACATCGATGAAGCTTTAAAAG CTTACAAGCTGGACGGTGTTAACCTGCGAGGATACAACGCTTGGTCTTTTATGGATAACTTTGAGTGGTTGAACGGCTATGATCCAAGATTTGGGCTGTACCAGGTCGATTTTGATGATCCCAACAGGCCAAGAACCCCAAAGCGCTCAGCTGTGTACTACACAGAAATCATCAGCAATAATGGCATCCCACTGCCCAAGGAGGACGAATTTCTATACGGGGAGTTTCCAAAGAACTTCTCGTGGAGCGTAGCGACAGCAGCGTACCAG ATTGAGGGAGCATGGAGAGCAGACGGGAAAGGACTTAGCATTTGGGACCAATTTTCTCACACCCCCCTGAAAATCAGCAATGACGACAATGGGGACGTAGCTTGTGACAGCTACCACAAGATCGAGGAGGACgtggaaatgctgaaaaaccTCAAGGTGTCTCACTACCGCTTTTCCATCTCCTGGTCCCGTGTTCTCCCAGACGGGACCACCAGATACGTCAACGAAGTGGGACTGAACTACTATGAAAGGCTGATTGACGCTCTTCTGGCAGCCAACATAATGCCTCAG GTGACCATCTACCACTGGGACCTCCCGCAGGCGCTGCAGAATGTCGGCGGGTGGGAGAACGATACCATAGTGCAGAGGTTTAAGGAATACGCCGAGCTCCTTTTCCAGAGGCTGGGAGATAAAGTGAAGTTCTGGATCACCCTCAATGAACCTTACAACACGGCGTATCTCGGCTATGGTTTCGGGACAGCTGCCCCAG GAATCTCCGTTAGGCCGGGGCGAGCCCCTTACATAGTGGGGCACAACCTGATAAAGGCCCACGCGGAAGTCTGGCACCTGTACAACGAGACGTACCGGGCCAAACAGGGAGGGTTAATCTCCATCATCATCAACTCGGACTGGGCAGAGCCAAGGAACCCCCACAAACAGGAGGACTGGGACGCTGCCAGGCGATACCTGCAG TTTCTCATAGGTTGGTTTGCTCACCCCATTTTCAAAAACGGTGATTACAACGAAGTGATGAAAACGAGGATTCGGGAGCGCAGCCTGGCTCAGGGTCTGAAGCAGTCTCG aCTTCCAGAATTTACtgaaagtgaaaagcaaagaattaaaGGCACATATGACTACTTTGGTCTAAACCATTACACTACAGTTTTAGCATACAACTTTAATTATTCTACTGGGATTCTGTCATATGACTCTGACAG GGGTGTCGCTTCAGTAACCGACCGCACCTGGCTGAACTCGGGGTCCTTCTGGCTCAAGGTGACGCCCTTTGGCTTCCGAAAGCTCCTGAGGTGGATAAAGGAGGAGTACGGCGACCCTCCCATTTATGTGACTGAAAACGGGGTATCAGAACGGGGAGACACGGATTTCAACGACACCTGGCGGATACATTACCATCAGAACTACATTAACGAAGCACTGAAAG CCGTCGTGCTGGACGGTGTCGACCTGCGAGGCTACACGGCCTGGACGCTGATGGACAACTTTGAGTGGGCCGTGGGCTTCGACGAGAGGTTTGGCTTCTACCACGTCAACTACACTGACCCCAGCCTGCCGCGGCTCCCCAAGGCCTCCGCCAGGTACTACTCGCAGATCATAAGCTGCAACGGGTTTCCAGATCCAGCAGCGGGCCCGCATCCCTGTCTGGAACCGGAGCCTGAAG TGACACCAACGGTCCCCACGGCAGGAGGACTGGCTGACAACGTGCGCTTCCTGGGCTTGGATTTAACATCACAAAGTGCAGAAATCGCGCTGTATGTGCTTTTTGCTCTCTCTGGAATTGGAGCACTGGGCCTGGCTCTTCTTGCGTATAAATACGGAACGTTATCCAAAAAATCCCGTAAACAATCGCACATGGAACTTAGTAAAATGTGA